In Paraburkholderia terrae, the DNA window CCAGTATGGCAACGAGAAGCTCTACACCGTGATGCTGCGCGACATCACCGGGCGCATGCGCGCCGAAGAAGCGCTCAGGCAGTCGCGCGAGGACCTGCGCGAGCTGTCGGCGAACCTGCAACGTGTGCGCGAGGAAGAGAAGGCGCACATCGCGCGCGAGTTGCACGACGATCTCGGGCAATCGCTGACTGCGCTGAAAATGGACCTGTCGGTGATCGGGCATGCGCTGGAAAGCGAGGGGATCGACAACGCCTACGTGCATGAGCGGCTGCAGGCGATGGCGCGCGTGATCGACGCGACGGTTGCGTCGGTGCGACGGATCGCGGCAAACCAGCGGCCCGCGATGCTCGACGATCTCGGCCTCGTCGCCGCGATCGACTGGCTCGCCGACGATTTCTCCCAACGCTATGGCATCCGCGTCGCGCGCCGGCTCGAGGTTGGATCGGCAGCGTTTTCGCACGGCGCGGCGACGGCGATTTTCCGTATCGTCCAGGAAGCGCTGACGAATGTCGCGAAACATGCACAAGCGTCGCTCGTCACGCTCGCGATGCGGGTCAACGGCGAGCACTGCACGCTCGACATCGTCGATGACGGCCGCGGCCTGCCCGCCGTCGAACACGCGCGCGATCCACGCACCGGCAGGAATTTCGGGCTGCTCGGCATTCGCGAGCGGGTCCATATGCTCGGCGGCACGCTATCGACGGGCGAGCCCGGCCACGGCTTCAACCTGTCCATCACGTTTCCGCTCGACGCATTGCAATCTGAAGAGACGCAGCCATGATCCGCATTCTCATCGCCGACGACCACGCGTTGATACGCGAAGGTCTGCGCCACATCCTGAAGGGCTCACCCGAGTTCGAAGTGGCCGGCGAAGCCGCGGACGCGGCCAGCACGATCGCGCTCGTGCGCTCGACGGATGCGCACATCCTGATCCTCGACCTGTCGATGCCGGGGCGCAACGGCGTCGAAATGATCCCGCAAATCAGGGCCACCAATCCCGCCCTCCACATCCTCGTGCTGACGATGCACGGCGAGCATCAGTACGCGGTGCGCGCGTTCAAGGCGGGCGCGTCCGGCTATCTGACGAAGGAAAGCGCGAGCGGCGAACTGGTGAGCGCGCTGACGAAGATCGCGGGCGGCGGCGTTTATATGAGCCTTTCGATGGCCGAGCGCTTTGCGCGCAACCTGCACGAGCCGCTCGAGATGCTGCCGCATCAACGGCTGAGCGACCGCGAGTTCGACGTGTTCCGCCGCATCACGGCAGGCCAGACGATCGGCGAGATCGCCACGCAGTTGTGCGTCAGCACCAAGACGATCAGCACCTACAAGGCACGCATCCTCGACAAGATGCAGATGCCGCACGGCGCGGCGCTGGTGCGCTATGCAATGCGCCACAAGCTGTTCGACGACAGCGAAGAGCCGTGAACGGATCAGGTGTAGGCGACACCCTACACGCGCTCCGATTGACTGACCGCAGATTCATTCGCCGCCGATTCAATTTTGAGACAGCACCCAACATACTTTCAGCATTGACATTGCGTGCCGTGCTGTCCAACTGCAGCGACGCGGACGCCGTACGACACCATTTCATCGCGCGTGCATCATGGCCCGCACGCGCATTCCCGAAAAGGAAGCCATCATGCTACTCGCCGATGCACCGACGATCACGCCCCCGCCGTTCACACAGGCAACCGACTTCGTGCGCAGGTTCCAGCCAGGCGGCACGCAGCATCCCGCGCCGCGCTGTTCGCAATGTGCGATCAGCCCGCTCTGCAATCCTGGCGAACTGAGCGCCGAGGAACTCGCGCAAGTCGATTCGCTGGTTCAGGAAGTGCGCACCGTGCAGCGCGGCGCGAGCCTCTATCGCGCGAACGATCCGTTTCACAACGTCTACATTCTGCGCAGCGGCTCGTTCAAGACGGTCGTCATGCATCGCGAAGGACGCGAACAGGTGACGGGCTTTCAGATTGCCGGGGAAATGCTGGGACTCGACGGGATCGTCGGCGGGCAGCATCTGTGCGGCGCCATCGCGCTCGAGCGCAGCACCGTCTGCGTGATTCCGTTCGAGTCGCTCGAAGACCTGTGCCGCGAAATCAAGCCGATGCAGCGGCATCTGCACAAGGTCATGAGCCGCGAGATCGTCCGCGAATCGAACATGATCATGCTGCTCGGCACGATGCGCGCCGAGCAGCGTGTCGCGACGTTCCTGCTGAATCTCGCCGACCGCTACGGCACGCGCGGCTATTCCGCCACGGAGTTCAACATGCGCATGACGCGCAGCGAGATCGGCAGCTACCTGGGCATCACGCTCGAAACGGCGAGCCGCATGTTCTCCAGGCTACAGCAGGAAAGGCTCGTGCAGGCGCGCGGCAAGCAGATTCGCATTCTGGACAGCGGCGCGCTCGCGAGGCTCTGACACGCCATGCGATACCGGCTGCTACGCTGCGCATTCATCCCTCTTCGCCCAGCTGCACGAGCAATGCGTGCAGCCGCTCCGTGTGACGCAGCAGCATATTCCGATGCTTGTCGATCTGTTCGAGGCGGCCGGCCAGATCGGCGTGAATGGGATCATCGAGCTCGGCGGCCGACAGCACGTCTTCGACTTTGGAACGCACCGACGCGAACTCGACGGTCGGATGCGTCAGCGAGCGCTCGAAGCGCCGCACTTCCTGCACGGCGAGATCGCGCACCTTGCGGAAATACGCCTGGCGCCGGTGCAGTTCGGCCTCGGCGACTTCGTCTTCCGGACGGCGCTGCGGCTGCTGTCCGAAAATCGGCTCCGGCGGACGCAGCACCGATTTTTTGCGTACCGGATGTGCCGTGCCGCGAAAACGCGCGAGCGGCGTTTCGTTGTCGATCGCTTCGCGCGCGTTGCCCGGCACGTCGGCGGGTTCGTGCGGCGCATCCATCCAGCCGCTGGGCAGCCCTGTCACCGATTCGACGCCGCGCACGAATTCCTCGCTGAAGTCGCGCTGGTCGGCGAGCATCAGCTTCAGGTACGACGCGGAGAACGTCATCATCCGTGCAAGACGCGTGACGGCGCCGACTTCCCGCGTCAGCAACGCCAGATTGGCCCGCCAGATGGGAAGCAGGGATTCGTCGGAATATTCCATCGCTGGGTCTTCCTTCATCAGTCTTGCTGCTAAGCCTGCGTTGATCGGGCCACACGCACCGCAACGCGCATGCCCGTGCGCCGCGTCCGACAACGATAGTCGCATCGCCATGCGGCGCGCAACCGGATTCGCACGGCGGTTGCTGCGCAAAGACAACACCGGCGCGCGCCGCGGCGTATGGGGGTTTCACTGACGATTGACCCCGGCGAGCGGGCGGCGTTCCGCACCGAGGCGCGAGGACAGATGAATTTCGCCATGTGGATTTCGCCACGCGGCAAATCAACGGAGAGGAACGAGGCGTCCGGACGGACGCCTGCGAGGTCGCTGCGCGCGAGGCCCGAAACCCGCGCGCACGCGTCTTTCAGACCGCCGCGACGTGCGCGAGCGCCGTCTTCACGAGCTTTTCGAGCAGCGGCTCGATTTTGCCGGCGAGCGCTTCGTCATACGCATACGGCATCTGTTCCTGCATATACGTGATCTGCGACAGCTCGAGCTGTACCGCATGCACGTTCTGCTCTGGCTGGCCATATTGGCG includes these proteins:
- a CDS encoding response regulator, with protein sequence MIRILIADDHALIREGLRHILKGSPEFEVAGEAADAASTIALVRSTDAHILILDLSMPGRNGVEMIPQIRATNPALHILVLTMHGEHQYAVRAFKAGASGYLTKESASGELVSALTKIAGGGVYMSLSMAERFARNLHEPLEMLPHQRLSDREFDVFRRITAGQTIGEIATQLCVSTKTISTYKARILDKMQMPHGAALVRYAMRHKLFDDSEEP
- the fnr gene encoding fumarate/nitrate reduction transcriptional regulator Fnr, whose amino-acid sequence is MARTRIPEKEAIMLLADAPTITPPPFTQATDFVRRFQPGGTQHPAPRCSQCAISPLCNPGELSAEELAQVDSLVQEVRTVQRGASLYRANDPFHNVYILRSGSFKTVVMHREGREQVTGFQIAGEMLGLDGIVGGQHLCGAIALERSTVCVIPFESLEDLCREIKPMQRHLHKVMSREIVRESNMIMLLGTMRAEQRVATFLLNLADRYGTRGYSATEFNMRMTRSEIGSYLGITLETASRMFSRLQQERLVQARGKQIRILDSGALARL
- a CDS encoding PAS domain-containing sensor histidine kinase, whose protein sequence is MNTVASPTGQSLRTALTMLATFMAGVLAASFTACLTLRWTTTVAGASVLAILVACIVWSHREERRNRLARARSHENNLHGATSIQTFDEARLTAIIRSSREAIVTIDAMQRIVLMNPMAEELLGCDAAKVIGGPLSRFIPERFRIAHAKHVEHFGATSGSDRRMGSQRVLYALRADGREFPIEASISQSQYGNEKLYTVMLRDITGRMRAEEALRQSREDLRELSANLQRVREEEKAHIARELHDDLGQSLTALKMDLSVIGHALESEGIDNAYVHERLQAMARVIDATVASVRRIAANQRPAMLDDLGLVAAIDWLADDFSQRYGIRVARRLEVGSAAFSHGAATAIFRIVQEALTNVAKHAQASLVTLAMRVNGEHCTLDIVDDGRGLPAVEHARDPRTGRNFGLLGIRERVHMLGGTLSTGEPGHGFNLSITFPLDALQSEETQP